GACGATCCGGCACGCGCGCCCGCCGCTTCCGCCCGCACGCGCGAGATGGTACGCGATCGAGAGCCCGATGATGCCCCCGCCGATGATGAGGACGTCGGCTGTGTCCACCGCATCCATCGCTACCCCTGCGGGGCGAGCGCTCCGTGGACCATCCGGACGAGGGTGGTGATGTCGAACACGGGCCGGCCGGTCGCCGCGGCGATCGCGCCCGCGTAGGGCGGCATGTTCGTGCATTCCAGCACGATCGCACCCACCTCGGGATGGCGCTCCACAAGCTCGCGGGCGACCGCGACGTGCTCACGGCGGGCGGCGTCCACGTCGAGCTCCAGTTCGTCGCCGAGGAGCACCGACGTAAACGCGTGCCCCCGCTCCATGCCCGCGACGACGACCGGGATCTCCTCGGTGATCCCGGCGCCTGCGAAGTGGCGCGGCCCCAGCGCTCCGGCGTCCACTGTCATGATCCCGACCGCGCGGCCGCTTCCCAACATTCGCGCGACGATCGGAACCAACAGCAGCGCCGACGCGAACACCGGCACCGAGACGGCCTCGGCGAGCTGCCGCTGGAACATCGCGAGAAAGCCGCAGCCGGTGGTGATCGCCAGCACCCCGGCGGCCTCAAGCGCCCGCGCGCCCTCGATGAACGCCTCGAGCAGCGCCGGGTCGCCCTCGCGCACCACTCGCGCCGGAGAGGCGTGCCGGACACGCTGGTAGAGCACGGGGAACGGAAACGTCGCCGCGTTGCCGATGTCGCCCGGGATCCTGGGGAAGACGGTGTCGAGCATCAGAATGCCGATCGGGAACCCATAGAGGTTGCGGCCGCCTCGGACGTTCATCGGAGCGCTCCTTGCGGATCCGGCGGTCGCGCGTACGCGGTCCTCCGCGACCCAGCTCACGACCGCTCTATTCGACCCCGGTTGACGTATCCCTACGACCCGATCCGCGCGGAGCCGTATCCCGTATGCGTTTTCGCGTCTCGTTGCCTAGTGCAGGTCTTTGTTCAACAATGCACCGAGATCGTGGTGGAGTCGCTGAAGTTGCTGCGTCGTGGCCATGATCTCCTCCCGATCGTTCTCTCACCAGAGCCTCGGCAACTCTCGGAATTGCCTCGCAATTCGTCGTGCATGGGGAGGCGACCAAACCGAAGACACCAACCAGGTCCGAAGCGCGGCAGATTTGTTACCGGCCCGATAGTACCTGCCCGCGATAAACTCGTCGTGTTGAGAGACGGCCCGGGGACCAAGGTTTCTGAGAATCGACAAGAAATGCTTGCGGACCACTTGCTCATACCCCTTCGTGTCTCGGAGTTCATTCTTGGAAACGTATCGGTGCTGCGACAATCGTAGATGAATGTTGGCGTGGCGACAAAGCCAAACCTATAGTGGCGCGCCACACGGATCGCGGTATCCTACTCTTGCAACGCGACGACCGTTCGTCCAACCCGCCGATTCTGTCCAACGCGTCTCTTACGACCAGCAGCCCCTGAAACATTGGCCCTTGGCGCCTCAATGGCTCCCGGTGGAGCCAGCCTTCGAACGAAGGCACACCATACAGCGCCCTGTGGCCGTCCTCATACACCTTGTAGCAACCGGAGTGCACAACGCTCAGTTTGGTCCGTTGCGCTGCATCCAGGCGGAATATCCAGACTCTGCGGCAGCCATTGATCGTCTGAGTCGAGGAAAGCAATCCACTCTCCGCACGCGCTTCGGATTCCAGCGTTTCTGGCAGCCTGGGCTCCGCAGTTTCGGTCGTGCCTGATGCGTTTGATGCGATCATCTTCGTGCGCGAGTCGCATGACCACTTCTGCCGTGCCATCAGTCGAACCATCGTCCACGGCGATGGCTTCCCAGTCCCGGTGGGTCTGCGCCTGGACACTTCGCCACGCCGCTCCAATCGTCGGCACCCGATGGAAAGCGGGAATCACAACGCTCACCAGGGCCGTCTTCATCGCATCCGAGTCCCACCCTAAGGTGATTCGCCAGCTCAGGCGAGCCCCACTCTCCCGGGCGCACGCACCTACACCGTAGGATGACTCAGGTCCAGGTACGTTCACCCCCCTTTCACCGGACAATTTGTTCTCTACCGAGGGATCAGGTCGGTTATCCTCATGAGAAACTCACATCCCACGACCCCGACACGGCCGATCAACGCCGACGCTTCCCGGATCCGCTGTGTTCACCGCGCGCATCCGACACGATGCGGCGCGGGACGGAATGCACACGTCCCGCGCCGCGTGGCGCGCTCGGCGAACGGTCGGCGCTATGGTGATACCGGCGCTCCTGTCTCGGGGTCCAGGAACAGCGTTCCCGGCCGCTGCAGCTGCGCGAACGCGAACATGTTGAGCATCGATCCCGCGATCGCGTCGAAGGATTGGTCCCCGATCCGGCCGAGATCCCAGTTGTCCTCGATGAAGCGGAGGATCGAGGACTGGTCCGTCAATGTGTGGTCCACGAAGTTCACCCTGGCCCACGGCGAGATCACGAGCAGCGGCAGGCGCGGACCGTAGCCGCACCGGCCCTGATAGGTGCCTGCCGCCGGCTTGCCGCACATCCCGGGCCCGAGGAGCGCGTCGATTGTCGATTCGGCCGACTGCATCATGACCGGCGCCAGCACGTGATCGTACCAACCGTCGGAGTCGTCGTAGTTGATGATCACAGCCATGCCCGACCAGGCGGGCAACCGCATCAATCGGTTGATCGTGTCGACGAGGAAGTGTTGCTCGTCGATCGGGTCCGAGTACCCGGCATGGCCGTCCTGGTACGCCGGGGCCTTCACGAAGCTCACCGCCGGGAGGCGGCCGGCTTGGGCCGCCGCCCAGAAGTCGATCAGGTCGTACTGGTGGTTCGCCTGGTCTGTCTGCCCGATCATCGCGACCGAGGTCGGAGCCAGATGGTGCGGGTTCATGGTCGATTGATAGTACTCGAACGGCTGGTGGTGCGGGATATAATCTGCTACGTTCGCCTTGCCGACGTTCACGTGGGCGCTCCCGCACTCGGCCTTCGCGGCGCCGGGTGCGCTCGTCGGCCGGAATCCGCCCTCGAACCAGCCCCAAGTGACGTGCTTCGCGTTCAGCAGATCCCCGACGTTGCGCCCGATCATCGCGGCCGTCGCCCCTTTCGAGCAATCGTCGTAGGTCGGATCGAGGTCGTTGTACACGGTGCCGTTGAGGATGCGGCCGGAGATGTTGGGCGGAACCGCCCCATGGGTCTGACCGGCCACGAGGTTGAGCGCTCCGGGCGTCGAGGGGCCGAAGGTGGTACCGAAGGAGTTGTCGTTCATCGCAAAGTGCTGGGCGTAGTTCCAGAGCGCCGTGACCGTGTTGCCGTCATAGTAGTCCATGACCAGCCGGCGGTCGCAGGACCCGTACGACGCGCCGGTCTCCTCGACAAATCGGTTCATCAGCCCGCCGTTCGCGGCGCGCTGTTCCGCGGCGTACCCGTGGTCCATGTCGCAGGTCATCGCCTGGGAACGGTCGAGCCGGACCGGCTGCGCGCTGTTCGGATTACCCGTCAGCAGCGCGGGCGTGAGTCCGTTCACCGACGGCGTCGCCCGCGAGGCGTGGAACGCGGGCCCGCCGGGAGCGTTCGTGGCGTACGGGTAGGTCGCGAAGTAGTGATCGAAGGACACGTTCTCCTGGAAGATCACAACGAGATGCTTGATCGGCGTGGTTGTGGGCGTCGCGTCGGACTGGGCATCCACGGGCGCCATCGCACCCCAGCCCAGCATGACGGTCAGGGCGGCGGCGATCGCCGCCGCCACGGCGGTGCGCACGATTCGTGTCATCGTCACTCCCCTCACCTCAGACGGCAAGCGATTCCGGGGGCACTATAGCCAAGGGGCGTTAACGGCGGCGAAAGCGAGCGTTAAGGTTCGGCGGGACGCGCCGCCGTCACCGCCCGCGGTCAAGGACGACGAGGGCGAGGGCCGCGCGCCCGGCGGGCTCCCCCGCACCTTCACGCACGACACCGAACCGCGTGAACCACCACGTGCGCGCCGCGCCTGTCCGAATCTCCTCGACGCCGTGGGACGGCCGTCCGGTGCGCAGCGTCTCGTAGAGCCGCGATTCCTCCGCGAACAGGGCGTCGGCGCGCACGCCGATCGAGGCGCTCTTCGGAAACCGGTCGGCCGGAGATGCGGCGCGCCACCGCAGCACGGGCGTGCCGTGCTCGACGCGCCACAGCAGCGCGTACCCGCGCCATGTGCCGGAGCGCAACCACTGGTGGATGGTCAGGCGGATGGGTGCGGAGAACCGCATGGCGAGCTCGCGCAGCCCGTCCATCGTGAGATCGGTTCGGGCCGCCGCGGCACGAAACGGCCGCATCGGCAAGAGGAGCTCGGCGGCCACCGCCTCGGCGAGCGTTTCCGCCGCCGCACCCGAGAGCGTCGGGGGGACGAGCGTCCGGGCTAGGGCGGTCGCCACGGCGCCGTTCCATTGGGGCGTATGCGGAGGGACGCGACCGTCCACGCTCAGGATCCAGCGCGGGCGGGTCCCCGCCGGGGGCGGATCCGCCCGGTCGATCCGCGCGATCCCGCCGGGCAGCGCGGGCCGGCGGATGGCGAGCACACCGCACTTCGCGGCGCAACGCTCCGGTGCGAACGGCGGCCGCGCCGTCACGGGCACGCGGGCGAGCGCGCGGGCGCGGTCGAGGGTCTGTGCGGCGAGCGTGGCCACAGGCTCCGGTTCGGTCCGCCCCGCATGCCGCCCTCCCGATTCCAGGGACGCCGGCCGCGCGCCGCGAACCTATCGCGAGATGCGGTTACTGAATTCCGTCCCCCCCAACGGCGTCTGCGTGGGACCGCGCGCGACCATCCTCGCCAGCGGCAGCGCGGGGAACGCCATCCTCCTCGAGACCGGGGATTACCGCCTGCTCGTAGACGCCGGGCTCTCGGTCGAGGCGCTCGAGCGCGCGATGACGCGCGTGGCGGTACCGGTGCACGCGCTCGAGGCGATCGTGCTGACCCACGAGCACGACGACCATGCCCGCGGCGCGGGCCCGCTCGCGCGCGCCGCCGACGTCCCGGTGTTCGTCAACGCCGGAACCGCCGCCGCGACATCCGCGGCGCTCGCCGGCGCCGGCGTCACGCTGTTCCGGATGGGACATCCGTTCTCGATCGGGCCGTTCACGTTGACGGCGTTTCCGGTGCCGCACGACGCCGCCGAGCCGGCCGGGTTCACGGTGGAGACCGCCGGCCGCCGGATCGCAATCGCCACCGACCTCGGCGCCGCGGGTGCGGAGATCGACCCGCATCTCGCGGACGCGGATCTCGTGATCTTGGAGAGCAACTACGATCTCGGCCTGCTCCACGTCAGCCCCTATCCGTGGTTTCTGAAGAACCGCATCCTGAGCGGGCGCGGCCACCTCAGCAACGATGACGCCGCGCGAGCCCTTGCCCGGACGGCGGGGCGCCGGCGTGAGATCTGCCTGGTGCATCTCAGCGAGGCCAACAACCTCGCGGCGCTCGCCCGCGACACCGTGCGGGCCGCGCTCGCCGCCGCGGGATGCCAGGCGGGCGCCGTGCGGGCGGTGTCTCCCAACGGCTACACCGACCCGATCGAGATCCGGTAGCGAAGCGTCCACGGGCCGCGCGAGACAGCCGGCACCGGCAGCAGGGAGGGGCGCAGCGATGCGTGCGATCAAAGTCACGGCCGGAAACGTCACCGCGACGGCCACGCTCGGCGACGGGAAAACCGCGGACGCGATCTGGAACGCGCTGCCGATAGAGGTCCGCGGCAACACCTGGGGCGACGAGATCTACTTCTCGATCCCGGTCACTTGCAAGCCCGAGGCACCCCGCGAGGTCGTGGAGATGGGCGATCTCGGGTACTGGCCTCCGGGCAGCGCGTTCTGTATCTTCTTCGGGCCGACGCCCGCGAGCCATGGCGACGAGATCCGGCCCGCGAGCCCGGTGAACGTGTTCGGCCGCGTGGACGGCGACCCCCGGGTCTTCAAGACGGTACGCGCGGGAACGACGGTGAGGATCGAGCGCGTGGAGTAGGCGCGTGACCGGCCTTCCCGTGCGGTTCGACGACGCGATCGTCCGGGTCGCGGGTACCGCGCGGCTGCGCCGCGCGGCCATCGCCATCCTCGCGTCGGCGCTCGGGGCCGTGGACCCGCAGGTCGCGACGCGGAGGGCGCTCCGGCTCGTCGGCCGACGGCTGGTGGTCGCGGGACGCCCCTACACACTCGCCCGCGACGCGCGTGTGGTGGTCGTGGGCGCGGGCAAAGCCGGCGCGCCGATGGCGCAGGCCGTGGAGGACGTGCTCGGCGACCGGATCACGACCGGCGCTGTGATCGTGAAGCGGGGGTACACCGCACCACTCCGGAAGATCGCGCTCCGGGAAGCCGGTCACCCCGTCCCCGACGCCGCCGGCGAAGCCGCCGCGCGGGAACTCCTGGACACCGTGACCGGCCTCGGTCCCCGCGACCTCGTGATCTGCCTGATCTCGGGGGGTGGATCCGCACTCCTCCCGGCGCCGCACGACGGCGTGACGCTCGACGACATGATCCGGACCACGGACCTGCTCCTGCGATCGGGCGCGGCGATCGGCGAGATCAACACGGTGCGCAAGCATCTCTCTCGGGTTGCCGGAGGCCGCCTGGCCGTCGCCGCGTCGCCGGCGCGCGTTGTTGCGCTTGTAGTCTCGGACATCGTTGGCACGCCGCTCGACGCGATCGCGTCCGGTCCCACCGTCCCCGACTCCACGACGTATGCGGACGCGCTGGGCGTCCTCGATGCCTACGGCCTGACCGACCGCGTTCCGCGTGCGGTTCGGGACGTCCTCCGCCGGGGCGCCGCGGGCGAACTCCCGGAGACCCCGAAACCGGGCGATCCCGCGTTTCGCCGGACGCACGTGGCGGTCGTCGCGGACAACGCAACCGCGGCGCGGGCGGCGGTCGCGAAGGCAAGGCGGCTCGGCTTCCACGCACGGCTCCTCTCCACCTACATCGAGGGGGAAGCCCGCGAGGTCGGCGTGGCGCTCGCCGGGATCGCGCGCCAGATCGCCGCGACCGACGACCCCGTTCGCCGGCCGGCGTGCCTCGTCGCCGGCGGCGAAACGACCGTCACGGTCAGGGGAACCGGCCGCGGCGGCCGCAACCAGGAACTGGCGCTGGCCGCAGCGCGAACCCTCGACGGCATCCCGGGCACGCTCCTGGTCAGCTTTGCCACCGATGGCACAGACGGCCCGACGGACGCAGCCGGCGCCGTCGCGGATGGCACGACGCTCTCGAGAGCCCGGGCGCTCGGTCTCGACGCGGCGGCGCACCTGGCGAACAACGACGCGTATACGTTCTTCGACGCGCTGGGGGATTTGATCCGGACCGGCCCGACAAACACCAACGTTACCGACCTCATGCTGATCCTCTCCAGTTGACGTCCCCAGAATCGACGCACACTGTCGGGTCCCCCGGCGATGTCGAGCTGCGGCCGCGCGCGCCCGCCCTGGACCCCCGTCAGCAGGAGCGGTCTGACGTCCGAAGAATCCATCCCGCGGAGTAGCGCACCAGGCTCGTCGTTCGTTCGCTCGCTCGCTGCAACCTAATTCTCGGTCGCAGGGGGGGTTCGGATGGCCCGCAGCGCAAGCTCCGCCGACACTCATCTCGGACGTACCCAGCTGGTGCGGGCGATCGTCGCCAGCACCATCGGGACGACGATCGAATGGTACGACTTCTTCCTCTACGGCACCGCCGCCGCGCTCGTCTTCCCGAAGGTATTCTTCCCGCAGTCGGATCCGTACGTCGGAACCCTGGCAGCGTTCGGCACCTATTTCGTCGGGTTCATCGGGCGGCCCATCGGCGGGGCGATCTTCGGCCACTACGGAGATCGGATCGGCCGAAAGACCACGTTGATCGTCACGCTCCTGCTCATGGGGATCGCCACGTTCTGCATCGGCCTCGTCCCCGGGTACGCCAGCATCGGCGTGTGGGGCGCCGTGTTGCTCACGATCCTCCGGATGTGCCAGGGGCTCGGGGTCGGCGGGGAGTGGGGCGGGTCGGTGTTGCTGTCGATGGAGTGGGGCCACAAGGG
The window above is part of the bacterium genome. Proteins encoded here:
- a CDS encoding glycerate kinase, which encodes MTGLPVRFDDAIVRVAGTARLRRAAIAILASALGAVDPQVATRRALRLVGRRLVVAGRPYTLARDARVVVVGAGKAGAPMAQAVEDVLGDRITTGAVIVKRGYTAPLRKIALREAGHPVPDAAGEAAARELLDTVTGLGPRDLVICLISGGGSALLPAPHDGVTLDDMIRTTDLLLRSGAAIGEINTVRKHLSRVAGGRLAVAASPARVVALVVSDIVGTPLDAIASGPTVPDSTTYADALGVLDAYGLTDRVPRAVRDVLRRGAAGELPETPKPGDPAFRRTHVAVVADNATAARAAVAKARRLGFHARLLSTYIEGEAREVGVALAGIARQIAATDDPVRRPACLVAGGETTVTVRGTGRGGRNQELALAAARTLDGIPGTLLVSFATDGTDGPTDAAGAVADGTTLSRARALGLDAAAHLANNDAYTFFDALGDLIRTGPTNTNVTDLMLILSS
- a CDS encoding aspartate/glutamate racemase family protein, whose protein sequence is MNVRGGRNLYGFPIGILMLDTVFPRIPGDIGNAATFPFPVLYQRVRHASPARVVREGDPALLEAFIEGARALEAAGVLAITTGCGFLAMFQRQLAEAVSVPVFASALLLVPIVARMLGSGRAVGIMTVDAGALGPRHFAGAGITEEIPVVVAGMERGHAFTSVLLGDELELDVDAARREHVAVARELVERHPEVGAIVLECTNMPPYAGAIAAATGRPVFDITTLVRMVHGALAPQG
- a CDS encoding glycosyltransferase family 2 protein, producing MKTALVSVVIPAFHRVPTIGAAWRSVQAQTHRDWEAIAVDDGSTDGTAEVVMRLAHEDDRIKRIRHDRNCGAQAARNAGIRSACGEWIAFLDSDDQWLPQSLDIPPGCSATDQTERCALRLLQGV
- a CDS encoding cyclophilin-like fold protein, producing the protein MRAIKVTAGNVTATATLGDGKTADAIWNALPIEVRGNTWGDEIYFSIPVTCKPEAPREVVEMGDLGYWPPGSAFCIFFGPTPASHGDEIRPASPVNVFGRVDGDPRVFKTVRAGTTVRIERVE
- a CDS encoding MBL fold metallo-hydrolase: MGPRATILASGSAGNAILLETGDYRLLVDAGLSVEALERAMTRVAVPVHALEAIVLTHEHDDHARGAGPLARAADVPVFVNAGTAAATSAALAGAGVTLFRMGHPFSIGPFTLTAFPVPHDAAEPAGFTVETAGRRIAIATDLGAAGAEIDPHLADADLVILESNYDLGLLHVSPYPWFLKNRILSGRGHLSNDDAARALARTAGRRREICLVHLSEANNLAALARDTVRAALAAAGCQAGAVRAVSPNGYTDPIEIR
- a CDS encoding alkaline phosphatase family protein; its protein translation is MLGWGAMAPVDAQSDATPTTTPIKHLVVIFQENVSFDHYFATYPYATNAPGGPAFHASRATPSVNGLTPALLTGNPNSAQPVRLDRSQAMTCDMDHGYAAEQRAANGGLMNRFVEETGASYGSCDRRLVMDYYDGNTVTALWNYAQHFAMNDNSFGTTFGPSTPGALNLVAGQTHGAVPPNISGRILNGTVYNDLDPTYDDCSKGATAAMIGRNVGDLLNAKHVTWGWFEGGFRPTSAPGAAKAECGSAHVNVGKANVADYIPHHQPFEYYQSTMNPHHLAPTSVAMIGQTDQANHQYDLIDFWAAAQAGRLPAVSFVKAPAYQDGHAGYSDPIDEQHFLVDTINRLMRLPAWSGMAVIINYDDSDGWYDHVLAPVMMQSAESTIDALLGPGMCGKPAAGTYQGRCGYGPRLPLLVISPWARVNFVDHTLTDQSSILRFIEDNWDLGRIGDQSFDAIAGSMLNMFAFAQLQRPGTLFLDPETGAPVSP